Proteins encoded in a region of the Gigantopelta aegis isolate Gae_Host chromosome 13, Gae_host_genome, whole genome shotgun sequence genome:
- the LOC121387276 gene encoding protein ALP1-like, translated as MAKSRLRKICLILLINGLATLPATEEEWIEVAKDFELRWNFPHCLGAIDGKHISIRKPPHSGSFYYNYKKFFSIVLMAVVNANYEFLMVDAGVNGRVSDGGVITHTDFGHMLSNNTLNIPQPAPLPVGPRALHPFTFVGDDAFAMTENLLKPYSPSAACRLDLQQRIFNYRLSRARRIVENAFGILVSRFGILQRSILLSPEKTSTVTLACCYLHNFLRRKVASYITRESVDWEDKEGDVQDGSWRKQNLPIHDLQANTSRNSTNIAKSTRDMYRDFFCSYGAVPWQWNKCS; from the exons ATGGCCAAGAGCCGACTGAGAAAGATCTGCTTGATCTTGCTCATAAATGGCCTGGCAACG CTACCGGCCACAGAAGAGGAATGGATTGAAGTGGCAAAGGACTTCGAATTGCGATGGAATTTCCCTCACTGCCTGGGAGCAATCGATGGCAAACACATCAGCATAAGAAAGCCCCCTCATTCGGGGTCTTTTTACTATAACTACAAGAAGTTCTTTAGTATTGTGCTAATGGCCGTAGTTAATGCGAACTACGAATTCCTGATGGTAGATGCGGGAGTAAACGGCCGCGTCTCTGATGGAGGAGTCATCACCCATACTGATTTCGGACATATGTTGAGCAATAATACTCTCAACATTCCGCAACCCGCACCCCTCCCTGTGGGCCCTCGCGCCCTTCATCCTTTTACTTTCGTGGGGGACGATGCTTTTGCTATGACCGAGAACTTGTTGAAGCCCTATAGCCCATCGGCTGCATGCAGGTTGGACTTGCAACAGCGCATTTTCAACTATCGTTTGAGCCGTGCGCGTCGAATTGTAGAAAACGCCTTCGGGATTCTTGTCTCTCGATTTGGCATACTCCAAAGGTCCATACTACTTTCGCCCGAAAAAACCTCCACGGTAACTTTAGCATGCTGTTATCTACATAACTTTCTGAGAAGGAAAGTTGCTTCATATATCACACGTGAATCTGTCGATTGGGAAGACAAGGAAGGAGATGTTCAGGACGGCTCATGGCGGAAACAAAACTTACCAATACATGACTTACAGGCAAACACTAGTCGAAACTCCACCAACATAGCAAAGTCGACAAGGGATATGTACCGCGACTTCTTCTGCAGTTATGGGGCTGTTCCTTGGCAATGGAACAAGTGTTCTTAA